The sequence below is a genomic window from Micromonospora aurantiaca ATCC 27029.
CCCTCCATCGCCTCGGCCACCGCGTCCGGGTGCCGTTCGGCGAGGGCCGCCGTGCTCGCGGCGGTGCCGGTCACCGTGCTGACGGTGAGCACGGTGCCGACGGTGGCTGCGGGCAGCGCGGCGCGCAGACGGGCCAGCAGGCCCGGATCGGCGAGCACGATCCGGCCGCCGCCGAGTAGTTCGGGAGGCATGCCCAGGTCCTCGACCGGGATGAACCCGGCCGGTGACTCGGCACCGAGGTCGGCGGCGACGCTGCGGTCGGCGAGCACAGTGCCGCCCACCGCGACCCGGCCGACGAACCCTCCGGCGATGCCGGCGCTGACCACCGCCCGGTACGGCCGCCCGGCCGCCTCGGCCAGCGCCAGCAGCCGTGCCGTGGCGGCCCCGGCGACGGCCGGGCCGACCCCGACCGGCAGCACCGTCACGTCCGGCGGTGCAGTCCCGTCCGGCGATGCAGTCCCGTCCGGCGGCGTCGTCCCGTTCGGCGCTGCCGGTGCGGTGAGGCCGGCACGGATCGCCTCGGCCTCGGCCGGTACGGCCGTGACCACGAGCAGACCGGTCACGCCACCGGCCCCCGGGGGTCGCGCCGCTCGGTGTCCTCGACGCCGCCCGGCCCGCCCACCGAGGAGGACGGCCGGTAGATGTGGAAGCCGGGCGGGGCCAGCCCGTCGTCGTCCGGCGGCGGGCCGGAACGCTGGGGCGCCGGTGACGTGGGCGCCGGGTCGTCGAACGAGGTCGTGGCCGGTTTCTCGGCGCGGGTCGCCTGCTCCGCCGCCAGTTCCTCGTCGCCGAGCGGCCGGCCGGCCAGGTGCTCACCGCGCAGCTTGCCGGCGACCAGCACGCCGCGTACGGCCACCAGCGCGGCCACCGCGGCGGCGACGGTCACCCCGATCAGGCCGGTGAACGGCACCAGCCCGAGCCCGCCCCCGGCCACGAACGCCAGCATCAGCGCGGTCTCCGAGTGCGCGAACGAGCTGGCGCGCAGCCGCTCCGGGATGCGTTCCTGGATCGAGGCGTCCACCGCCAGCTTGGCGATCCCGCTCATCATCGCCGCGACCAGGCACAGCAGCGCCACCATCGGCAGCGAGAACTTCAGCGCGGCGAGCACCGCCACACCGGCCACCACGATCGTGCCGCTGGACTGGAGCGCTGTCGGCCGGTGGATGCGCAGACGGGTGCCGAGCGCGGTGGCCAGGAACGTGCCGACCGCCAGTGCGCCGCCGACCAGACCCAGCGCGCCCTGGGCGCCGAGGTCGCGGCCGAAGAAGTCGGTGGTCAGGTCACCGGCCTTGATCGCGAAGGCCAGGAACAGCAGCAGGAAGCCGTAGAGCCCGCGTAGCGCCGCCGCGCCGATCAGCGTGGCGATCACCAGCCGGCCACTGGGACGACCCCGGCCCAGCGGGCGCTCGCCGTCGCGGCGGCGCAGCGCGCGCAGCGGGTGCGGCATCCGCTCCGGCGGCTCGGAGTCGGCCTTCGGCGGCAGCCGGAGCGAGATCACCATGCCGATCAGGAAGATCACCGAGGCGACCCGCAGCGGCCACTGCGGCCCGAACCAGAACGCGGCCAGGCCGATCGGTGCGACGAGTGCGCCGGCCACCGTGCCGTAGACGCTCGCGCGCGCCCCGACCTGGGACAGCCCCAGCCCTTCCGGGAGAAGCCGGGGGACCGCCGCCGAGCGGGCCACCCCGTACGCCCGGGAGAGCGCGAGCACGCCGAACGCCGCCGGGTAGAGCCCGAAGCCGCCGATGTAGTCGGAGATCAACCAGGCCAGGAACGCCCGGCCCAGCATGGTGGTGGCCAGCGCGTACCGCCGGCCGTGGCGGAAGTGGTCGAGCAGCGGGCCGACCACCGGGGCGAGCATGGCGAACGGGACCATCGTCACCAGCAGGTAGAGGGCCACCTTGTTGCGCGCCTCGCCCAGCGGCACGTCGAAGAAGATCGTCCCGGCCAGGCCGATCGCGATGAGCGTGTCACCGGCGCAGGAGAGCGCGTGCAGGTCGAACAGGCGGACCATGCCCACCTCGTTGCCGGCGCTGCGGGCCCGGGCCGTGCCGGCACGCCGGGTCATCCAGCGCCCGCCGTGCAGCGAGCCCCGCAGCAGCAGCCGGGTGGCGCGGATGCCGGTGCCGACGGTCCGCCCGAGAAAGGAGCGGCCGGAGCGGGAGGACAGCGCCATGCGTCCCATCCTCGCCCATTCTCTCCGCGTGTGCCGCATCACCCGGAGAGAATGACTCCGGGGAGTGCCTGTCGCCCGTGGACGGGCATGGGGAACAATGGTCAGGTGACCAGGCCCGCCTCCGCCCGCGCTCCCCGGCTCGACCAGGTCTGCGCCGCCGCCGTCGAGGTGGCCCGCGACGCGATCACCGAGGTGGAGCCCACCGACATCGGCGATCATCTCCAGGCGGTCGCCGAGGGCGACCGGGTCGTCACCCACTACTTCGAATGCCGGATGGCCGGTTACCGCGGCTGGCGCTGGGCCGTCACTGTGACCCGGGTGCCGCGCAGCCGGCACGTCACCATCTGCGAGACGGTGCTGCTGCCCGGCCCGGACGCGCTTCTCGCTCCGGGCTGGCTGCCCTGGCAGGAGCGGCTCAAGCCGGGCGACCTGGGTCCGGGCGACCTGCTGCCCACCCCGGCCGACGACGAGCGGCTCGCCCCCGGCTACCTGCTCTCCGACGACCCCGCAGTGGAGGAGACCGCCTGGGAGCTGGGCCTGGGCCGGGCCCGGGTGCTGTCCCGGGAGGGCCGCGCCGAGGCCGCCCAGCGGTGGTACGACGGGGACCACGGCCCGGACGCCGCGATCTCGGCCGCCGCGCCGGCCGCCGCACGCTGCGGCACCTGCGGTTTCTACCTGCCGCTCGCCGGTTCGCTGCGCCTGGCGTTCGGTGCCTGCGGCAATTTCTACGCCCCTGACGACGGCCGGGTGGTGAGCGCCGACCACGGTTGCGGCGCGCACTCGGAGACGATGATCGAAGCGGCCGAGACGTCCGTGGACGAGCTGCCCACCGTCTACGACGACAGCGCGGTCGAGGCCATGACCGTCAGCCGGGCCCCGGGCTCGGTGGAGGCGGCCGAACCGGCGGAGCCGTACGGCCACCCCTGACGGGTCAGCGCGCTCGCTGCGCTTCGGCAGCGCGTCGGCGACGCCGGTTGGCGTCGTGCCGCATCATCACCGCCAAGCCGGGAAAGCCCCACAGGAAACCGGCCAGACAGGTCCAGAGCCAGTTCTGACGCCCGGATTCGGTGAGCCAGTCCCGGAAGAAGATCAGCAGCACCAGGCCGGCCACCGCCCAGGCGATCAGCCCGGCGACGGCGAACGGCACCATCGGCGGGTCGAGCGGCTCCGGCCGCGGCTGTTGCTCCTGTGACACCGGCCCAGCCTACGTGATCGTTCTTCCCTGCCTGCCAGGTGATCTGGGACGATGCGCGCGACAAAACCCGGCCGATGACCAGATGAGGAACCATGTCCATTGCCCCGCCGCCGGATCACGGCACACCGCCCGATCCCGCGCATCCACGAAACGCCTTCGACCGCTTCTTCCTGATCTCGGCGCGCGGGTCGACGCTGAGCCGGGAGTTGCGAGGCGGCTTCGCCACGTTCTTCACGATGGCGTACATCGTGGTGTTGAACCCGCTGATCCTGGGCAGCGGTAAGGACGGCGACGGCCGTTCGCTGGCCATCCCGGCGCTCGCCGCGGCGACCGCGCTGGTCGCCGGCCTGATGACCATCCTGATGGGCGTGGTGGCCCGGTTCCCGATCGCGCTCGCGGCCGGTCTGGGCGTGAACGCGCTCGTCGCCTATGAGATCGCGCCCCAGATGACCTGGGCGGATGCGATGGGCCTGGTGGTCATCGAGGGTGTGCTGATCGGCATCCTGGTGCTCACCGGACTGCGTACCGCGGTGTTCCGCTCGGTGCCCACGCAGCTCAAGACCGCGATCGGCGTCGGCATCGGTCTGTTCCTGACCATCATCGGCCTGGTCGACGCCGGTTTCGTCAGGCGCGTGCCGGACGCCGCGAACTCCACGGTGCCGGTCGGGCTGGGCATCAACGGCAAGATCGTCAGCTGGCCGATGCTCGTCTTCGTGGTCGGCCTGCTGATCACGCTGGTCCTGGTGGTACGCCGGGTCCGCGGCGCGATCCTGATCGGCATCCTGGCCTCCACCGTGCTGGCCATCGTGGTCGAGGCGATCGCCAACGTCGGCCCGTCCTTCGTCGACGGCAAGCCGAACCCGAAGGGCTGGGCGCTGAACGTGCCCGAGCTGCCCAAACAGATCGTGGACCTGCCCGACCTGTCGCTGCTGGGCCAGTTCAACGTGCTGAACTCGTGGAGCCGGGTCGGCTGGCTGGTGCCGCTGATGTTCATCTTCACGCTGCTGATCACGGACTTCTTCGACACCATGGGCACGATGGTCGCGATCGGCCAGGAAGGGGACATGCTCGACGAGACGGGCACCCCGCCGAAGGCCAAGGAGATCCTGCTGGTCGACTCGATCGCCGCCGCCGCGGGTGGCGCGGCCTCGGTGTCCAGCAACACGTCGTACATCGAGAGCGCCGCAGGCGTTGCGGAGGGTGCGCGGACCGGCGTGGCCAACCTGGTCACCGGCGCGTTGTTCCTGCTCGCCATGTTCCTGGCACCGCTGTCGCTGATCGTGCCGTTCGAGGCCGCGTCGACGGCGCTGGTGGTGGTCGGCTTCCTGATGATGACGGCGGTCCGCACGATCGACTGGACCGACTACGAGATCGCCATCCCGGCGTTCCTCACCATCGCGCTGATGCCGTTCACCTATTCGATCTCGAACGGCATCGGGGCCGGCGTGATCAGCTTCGTACTGCTGAAGGTGGCGAAGGGTAAGGCCCGGGAGGTCCACCCGCTCCTGTACGGGGTCGCCGTGCTGTTCATCGTGTACTTCCTGCGCGGGCCGGTCGAGTCCGTGTTGCTCTGACGCTGGTGAGCCTGGTCATAACGCATGTCGTTAGCCAGGCTCATTAGTTAGGCTAACTAGTGTGACGGAGCGGACGGTGACGGCGAAACGCGTGCCACCGGCGCAGCTGGCTCCTCAGCTGCGAGATGCGATCACCCGGCTCAACCGGCGGGTACGACAAGCCCGGCCGGTCGGCGACCTCACGGTCACCCAGCTGTCGGCGCTCACCAGCCTCAATCTGGCGGGCGCCCTCACGCCACGGGAACTGGCTGATGTCGAACGGGTGCAGCCGCCCACGATGACGAAGATCGTCGCGAAGTTGGAGGAGCGCGGCCTCGTGCAGCGCACCCCCCATCCGACCGACGGACGGCAGGTCATCCTGGCGGCGACCGAAGGGGGAAGGGCCGTACTCGACCAGTTCGAGCGGGCCCGCAACGAGTGGCTGGCCACCCGGCTGGCCGCGCTGACCGAGGACGAACGCGAGACGCTACGGCGAGCAGCGGACATCCTCCAGGGCATCGCTCGCGCCTGACACCGCCGCCCGCGGTTCGCTTCGTCAGCTGTGGATGAAGCGTACCGACGCGAGGAGGCGCACCTAGAGTGCAGGCCAAGCTGAGCACGATGTTCCAGTCCCTACGAGTCCGCAACTATCGACTCTTCGCCACCGGGCAGCTGATCAAACTGATCGGCGTCTGGATGATGTTCATCGCCCAGGACTGGCTCGTCCTCGAGCTCAGCGACAACTCCGCGACCGCGCTCGGCGTGGTCACCGCGTTGCAGTTCACCCCCGTACTCCTGCTCACGCTGCTGTCCGGCCGGCTCGCCGACCGCTACGACAAGCGGATGCTGCTCTTCGTCGCCAACGC
It includes:
- a CDS encoding DUF2530 domain-containing protein, coding for MSQEQQPRPEPLDPPMVPFAVAGLIAWAVAGLVLLIFFRDWLTESGRQNWLWTCLAGFLWGFPGLAVMMRHDANRRRRRAAEAQRAR
- a CDS encoding DUF3027 domain-containing protein, whose amino-acid sequence is MGNNGQVTRPASARAPRLDQVCAAAVEVARDAITEVEPTDIGDHLQAVAEGDRVVTHYFECRMAGYRGWRWAVTVTRVPRSRHVTICETVLLPGPDALLAPGWLPWQERLKPGDLGPGDLLPTPADDERLAPGYLLSDDPAVEETAWELGLGRARVLSREGRAEAAQRWYDGDHGPDAAISAAAPAAARCGTCGFYLPLAGSLRLAFGACGNFYAPDDGRVVSADHGCGAHSETMIEAAETSVDELPTVYDDSAVEAMTVSRAPGSVEAAEPAEPYGHP
- a CDS encoding MarR family winged helix-turn-helix transcriptional regulator — encoded protein: MTERTVTAKRVPPAQLAPQLRDAITRLNRRVRQARPVGDLTVTQLSALTSLNLAGALTPRELADVERVQPPTMTKIVAKLEERGLVQRTPHPTDGRQVILAATEGGRAVLDQFERARNEWLATRLAALTEDERETLRRAADILQGIARA
- a CDS encoding MFS transporter encodes the protein MALSSRSGRSFLGRTVGTGIRATRLLLRGSLHGGRWMTRRAGTARARSAGNEVGMVRLFDLHALSCAGDTLIAIGLAGTIFFDVPLGEARNKVALYLLVTMVPFAMLAPVVGPLLDHFRHGRRYALATTMLGRAFLAWLISDYIGGFGLYPAAFGVLALSRAYGVARSAAVPRLLPEGLGLSQVGARASVYGTVAGALVAPIGLAAFWFGPQWPLRVASVIFLIGMVISLRLPPKADSEPPERMPHPLRALRRRDGERPLGRGRPSGRLVIATLIGAAALRGLYGFLLLFLAFAIKAGDLTTDFFGRDLGAQGALGLVGGALAVGTFLATALGTRLRIHRPTALQSSGTIVVAGVAVLAALKFSLPMVALLCLVAAMMSGIAKLAVDASIQERIPERLRASSFAHSETALMLAFVAGGGLGLVPFTGLIGVTVAAAVAALVAVRGVLVAGKLRGEHLAGRPLGDEELAAEQATRAEKPATTSFDDPAPTSPAPQRSGPPPDDDGLAPPGFHIYRPSSSVGGPGGVEDTERRDPRGPVA
- a CDS encoding futalosine hydrolase, with amino-acid sequence MTGLLVVTAVPAEAEAIRAGLTAPAAPNGTTPPDGTASPDGTAPPDVTVLPVGVGPAVAGAATARLLALAEAAGRPYRAVVSAGIAGGFVGRVAVGGTVLADRSVAADLGAESPAGFIPVEDLGMPPELLGGGRIVLADPGLLARLRAALPAATVGTVLTVSTVTGTAASTAALAERHPDAVAEAMEGYGVAVAAAQAGVPFAELRTVSNPIGPRDRSAWRMREAFAALTAAAAALQ
- a CDS encoding NCS2 family permease codes for the protein MSIAPPPDHGTPPDPAHPRNAFDRFFLISARGSTLSRELRGGFATFFTMAYIVVLNPLILGSGKDGDGRSLAIPALAAATALVAGLMTILMGVVARFPIALAAGLGVNALVAYEIAPQMTWADAMGLVVIEGVLIGILVLTGLRTAVFRSVPTQLKTAIGVGIGLFLTIIGLVDAGFVRRVPDAANSTVPVGLGINGKIVSWPMLVFVVGLLITLVLVVRRVRGAILIGILASTVLAIVVEAIANVGPSFVDGKPNPKGWALNVPELPKQIVDLPDLSLLGQFNVLNSWSRVGWLVPLMFIFTLLITDFFDTMGTMVAIGQEGDMLDETGTPPKAKEILLVDSIAAAAGGAASVSSNTSYIESAAGVAEGARTGVANLVTGALFLLAMFLAPLSLIVPFEAASTALVVVGFLMMTAVRTIDWTDYEIAIPAFLTIALMPFTYSISNGIGAGVISFVLLKVAKGKAREVHPLLYGVAVLFIVYFLRGPVESVLL